One region of Triticum aestivum cultivar Chinese Spring chromosome 6B, IWGSC CS RefSeq v2.1, whole genome shotgun sequence genomic DNA includes:
- the LOC123136002 gene encoding ER membrane protein complex subunit 2-A, translated as MAAATATATAAEEEARLLRLEEQAEQGGGGAWEYLSLARRLRARRPAPVLRLGLSLLNDASARSRLASEQWTLYEQVAVAAMDCQRLDVAKDCIGVLSKQFPGSARVGRLEALLFEAKGDWAEAERAYALILENNPFDQIVHKRKIAIAKAQGDMSLAVDYLNKYLELFMADHDAWRELAEIYVSLQMYKQAAFCYEELILAQPTIPLYHLAYAEVLYTLGGLENLQTAKKYYASTVQLTGGKNTRALFGVCLCSAAISQLTKGRNKEEESSELQSLAAEALMKDYKQRAPSMEALVAGMLKNMKLS; from the exons ATGGCGgccgcgacggcgacggcgacggcggcggaggaggaggcgcgcctgctgcggctggaggagcaggcggagcaaggcggcggcggcgcctgggAGTACCTCTCCCTCGCCCGCAGGCtccgcgcgcgccgccccgcccccgtcCTCCGCCTCGGCCTCTCCCTCCTCAACGACGCCTCCGCCCGCTCCCGCCTCGCCTCCGAGC AGTGGACGCTCTACGAGCAGGTGGCTGTGGCCGCCATGGACTGCCAGCGTCTTGATGTCGCAAAG GATTGTATTGGAGTCCTCTCCAAGCAGTTTCCTGGCAGCGCTCGTGTTG GCCGGCTAGAAGCCCTGCTGTTTGAGGCAAAGGGTGATTGGGCTGAAGCTGAAAGAGCTTATGCACTTATCCTGGAAAACAACCCATTTGATCAG ATTGTCCATAAGAGAAAAATTGCTATTGCAAAAGCACAAGGTGACATGTCTTTAGCAGTTGATTATCTGAACAAGTATTTGGAATT ATTCATGGCGGATCATGATGCATGGAGAGAGCTTGCTGAAATTTATGTTTCCTTACAGAT GTACAAACAAGCCGCCTTTTGTTACGAGGAACTAATATTGGCCCAACCAACCATTCCACTTTATCATCTAGCTTATGCTGAG GTTTTGTACACACTGGGTGGTTTGGAAAACCTTCAAACCGCTAAAAAGTACTACGCGTCGACGGTCCAGTTGACTGGGGGCAAGAACACGAGAGCTCTCTTTGGCGTGTGCCTG TGCAGCGCAGCGATCAGCCAGCTGACCAAAGGACGGAACAAGGAGGAGGAGAGCTCGGAGCTGCAGAGCCTGGCCGCAGAGGCACTGATGAAGGATTACAAGCAGCGCGCGCCGTCCATGGAGGCGCTCGTCGCGGGCA